The stretch of DNA AAATGTGCTCCATTTCCAATCAACTTCTCCTTTCTTATTAAATCTAACTATAGCACTAGAAACAGCCTTTTCTAACTTGCCGTTTACCATATTGGGAATGGTATCATAAACTAATGAATATATACCTCCTTCATGGTCTATCGATTCATGATGAGCAATGAGGCCTTGTTTTTTTAAATCGATTTGATATGATATGTTTCCATCAATAGTATATGCAACTATTTTATCTCCTGCACTATTATTGTGCTTTGCACTTCCAACCAAAACCAATACTTCATCATTTTGTGTCCAATGAGATAATTTAGGCTGCCCATCGACCATTTGATACCATACTAAATCAGATTCATTATCAACCATATATACACTCCCTCTAACTAATCTTCTCTGTGTCAACAAATAACCATCGAAAGCGTTGGTCGTATTAGTTCTTTCATAAAGGCTTACAATATTTTCTTCTATGGGAGCTGTATGAAATGAATCGATTTGTGCCAATACTCTTTTTCCATTTAAAATTTGAATTAAATAATCCTGATCTGGTTTTAGGCCTGCAAGTATAACTTCATGATTGATTTTTTTTGATAATTGCTCTAAATTTAGTTCCTTATCAGAAACCAAGTTTTTAAGCTTGATGGTTACAGAGGCTGAGTCGTTTAAAGAAAATTGCATTTTCTTTACCGTTGGGTTTTTAGTAGCGATTATAGATGGCAAATTTTCTATAATAATACCTTTTTTACAGCTATTAAAGCAAATAGCCATAAACAGTATAGCAAAAAAATAATGTTTAACAGTTTTGTTCATGTTACAATTTATGGAATTTTTAAGGCATTTCGCTTAAAAATCACCATTTGATTTAAACGGTTGAATTGCAAAAGCATACACAAATTTATCTGGGCGAATGGTGTATTTCTCATGTGTTTTTGCGCCCCAAGTATTATCTCCCCCTACACCCATTTGTAAATGATCTATGTTTAGAGATATGATATTACTTGACAAAATCTCTGAACCATGTTTATTTGTCTCTTGAGAATAATATGATAATTCTTCATATAAGAAAGGAAAAACACTAAAGTTAAAACCTAATTCACTTTCAAATTTCAATCCTTTTCCTTCAGCGTTTTTTAATAAGAACCAACTGACGTCTGATCTGTTTCCATTTTCTTGTGGTCTTATATATTTTGTGTTCATTTTTTCAACTTCATCATGATATTTACCTATAAATGATGCCGTTTTTCTATCCCAGTAATTCTCCTCTGGTCCACGACCATACCATTCTACATTATTGAGATTCCCAATAAATGTTCCTCGCATACCAATCCTTGGTATTTCTGATAAACTTTTATCAGATTCCATTTCTATAGAAACATTTATTTTTCCCTGTGAATCAATATCATAGACTGTTGTTTGTTCAAAAACAGTATCATAATAATGCTCTGTAGTAACTCTTAATTTATTATTTACAAAGTTATGATCGATACTTTTAAGTTTAAGTTTAGATGTTATTTTTTTCCAAATTTCAGTTCTTTTTTGCAGCCCGTTGCCTAAATCATTATCTGTTGGTGCTCTCCAAAAATTAGGCTGAAGTGGAGATTCCAGAAAATTATCTTTATCATCTGAAATTTCAATTAAATACCCATTTTTCTTATCAAAAACGATATGCCATTGATTCGTTTTAATTGTTAATTGATTTTCATTGCTTGCAATACTACTTTTATCTAAACCTACTAATGATTCTTTAACTGATTTTTTAACACCTTTTCTTAAAATTATTTGGTCTCTGGAAATTATATGATTAGCAGGTATTAATGTGTTTTCAGCTTTTTGACGTACTGTAAAATTTATACAATAGTCTAACTGCTCATCATATTTTAAATTTGATATAGGAATTGTAAAATCAATGGAATCTCCAGAGGCAATATTAATTTCTTTAACTGTACCTTCATAAATATTCACACCTTCTTTTAATACCTCATAGTCAACTTTAAGATTTTCGGTGTTTGTAAAAAAGAAATTGTTATGCATCATAAATTTGCCTTGAGCAACATTTTTAGGCTTTATTTTTATATTTCTATATACGTGTTTCACTTCCTTTAGATAAGGGTACGGTGTTCTATCTGCATATAGCAAGCCATTTGCGCAGAATGTAGAATCATTCATTTTTCTAGGATCTCCCATGTCACCTCCAGATGCCCAAATAGGAATACCGTTTTTATTTTTTCTTGCAAATGTTTGATCCACCCAATCCCAAATGAATCCCCCTTGAAGGTTTTTATAGTTTTCTATAGTATCCCAATAATCTTGAAGATTTCCAAGGCTATTTCCCATGGCATGAGCATATTCACATAAAATTAATGGTCTATCATCATTCTTTTGAGCAAAGTCAGAAATAAAGTCAACATTTTTGTACATAGGAACAACTATATCGGTATGATCTTCATACAAAGCTTCCTGGTATTGTACTGGCCTTGTTGCATCCTTTTCCTTTATCCAATTATAAATAGATACAAAGTTATTACCATCACCGGTTTCATTTCCCATAGACCAAACAATGATACTAGGATGATTTTTGTCTCGTTCAACCATTCTATAGGTTCTATCCATAAAAGCATCAGTCCAATCATCATTATTAGTTAAACCTTCATAACCATCCTCATGAAAAAACATACCGTGAGCTTCAATATTAGTCTCATCAATGACATAAAGCCCATATTTATTACACAACTCATACCAATATTCATCATTAGGATAATGACTCGTACGAACTGCATTAATATTGTTTTGCTTCATGAGTTCAATATCTTTCATCATGGATGCTTTTGTGACATATCTACCAAAATAAGGGTCCCATTCACTCCTATTAACCCCTTTTATGTAAATAGGTTTCCCATTAACTAATAGTTGTTTGTCTTTTATTTCAACATTACGAAAACCAACATCTATTTTTATGACTTCGTTTATTTTTTCTTCTAAAACACTTTTTATTATTAGTTTATACAGATTTGGAATCTCAGCAGACCATTGTAGCGGTTTTTCTATGAATTCCTTAAAAGAAATAGTTTCGTTTTTTGAAATATTTGGCTTATCAATAATTTTATTCCAAATAGTCATTTCATTACTATCTGTAAGACTTATTTCTAATTTCAAGTTCGTACTTTCATGCTGGTTATTTTTTATATCAACAGATACATCTAACATACCATTTTCATAATTTTCATCTAATGATGCTTTTGCAAAAACATCAGATATTTGAACCTTTGGAACATTATATAAATAAACATTTCTTTCAATCCCACTAATTCGCCAAGTATCTTGCCCTTCTAAATATGAACCATCACACCATCTATAAACGATTACTGTAAGGTCATTTTCTCCTTTATTAAGATAGTCTGTAACATCGAATTCTATTGGAACCTTACTTCCTTTTGCAAATCCCACCTCTTTTCCATTAACCCATAAATACATGGCAGATCGAACGGATCCAAAATACAAAATCGTTCTTCCCTCTGTATTCCAATTATTTGCTAATGTAAATTTGTGTTTATAAGTTCCTACTGGGTTATCTACAGGTGTATACGGCGGATTTGGCTTAAAAGGATATTCTTCGTCTAAATAATATGGAATACCAAACCCTTGAGCTTCCCAATTGCCCGGAACAGAAATGTTTTCTAGATTATCTAATGGGTAATTTGCTTCGGTGATCCCATTAACAACTTGATTAGGTGATTCGGCATAATGAAATTTCCAAGTGCCATTTAAAGACATATATCTTTTAGAATTTTCTTTTTGATCCAGAAGTGCTAATGCTTCACTTTCATAAGAAAACAAAGTCGCTCTAGGCTCCAATGTATTCTTTGATAAAATAAGTGGGTTATAAAGATCTGCTGGTATTGAATTATGATTCTCATGACATGAAAATAGTATCAATATAAAAAAGAAATGTGAGAGTATAACTTTGCAATTCATATTTGCGTTTACTTTTATTCGATTAATAATAATAAATGTGCTGCCGACCAACTAAAATGGTTAGCATTTAATCCTTTGCCAGAAATTGGATGGTAATTTTCTCTAATAGGATATCCTTTTTCCAATAAACCTTCTGCATTTTTAACAAGCTTTAATTTTAAATCATTTGCTTCCTTTGTATATCCGTATCTTTCCAAACCTACAATGCCGAAATAGGCTTGGTCTAACCATACTGGACCTCGCCAATAGCCGTCTTCAGGATCGAAATCTTTATGAGATATATTCAAAGTAGGAAAAGGAATTTTACTGTTAAAAAGAGCTTCATCTAAAACCTTGCTTTTAACAGATTCTGCCATTGATGATGTTGCAATTCCTGCCCAAAGTGGCAACCAGCCTTCTGGTCCTATGACATCAATTGTTTTTGAATCTTCTAATTGCCGATCAAAGTAATACCCCGCGTTAACATCATAAAATGCCATATTTATTAAGACAGAAACCTCGTTAGCATCATTCTGCAATGTTTCTATAGAAGAAGTATTATTGGTGATTTTAGCCAATTTTATTAATAACTCTTTTTCAACTAAAAGATATGCGTTTAAATCAACTGATTCCTGGTTTAAAGACCAAGCAGTTGGATTATTTTTCACCATTAAGGCATGGTCAAAACGTACCGCGTTGTCCATTCCGCTTTCCCAGGCAGCGGCAATTCTTGTACCATCGGTAGAACCATACTCACACAATTTATTACCATCATGATCTCTATTTTTATACCACCAATTATGATATTTGAGTAATTTAGGAAACATGAGAGAAGCAAAAAGAGTATCGCTTGTTTTTTCATAGATTTCGTTTACAGCCCATGTAGCAAGAGGTGGTTTTGTATCTCTCCAATTATGCTTTTCTATTAATGTGTCACGAAATATACAGTCTGGAATCATACCTTCTTCATTTTGATAAGAAAACATCGTTAGCATTTGATTCTTTGCTAGCTCTGGTTCAAACCTAGCAAGTGCAACGGCATGTTTCCATGAATCCCAGGCCCAAAACCCATGAAACCCTTTGTATAGATAAGACGGAAATAATCCATCATATTTCAATTCACCAGAAGCGCCTTTCCAGTTTGTAACCAAAGTTTGTATGGATTTAGATTTTAATATCTCAAAACTTAAGGAATCTAACCAATGATTACCTCTATAAGGAAATGCATTGTGATAGGATGCCCATCTACTTAATGTTTTATTATAAGAACTATTAATAA from Flavivirga spongiicola encodes:
- a CDS encoding aryl-sulfate sulfotransferase; translation: MNKTVKHYFFAILFMAICFNSCKKGIIIENLPSIIATKNPTVKKMQFSLNDSASVTIKLKNLVSDKELNLEQLSKKINHEVILAGLKPDQDYLIQILNGKRVLAQIDSFHTAPIEENIVSLYERTNTTNAFDGYLLTQRRLVRGSVYMVDNESDLVWYQMVDGQPKLSHWTQNDEVLVLVGSAKHNNSAGDKIVAYTIDGNISYQIDLKKQGLIAHHESIDHEGGIYSLVYDTIPNMVNGKLEKAVSSAIVRFNKKGEVDWKWSTFDVKNPEGISIEEMDGDWGHANAFAFDTDGNILISYRDWNQIWKVDIKTGKRIWILGEHGDFKFDDTPFNGQHAIRKNLKGDYMLFDNGKKHRQSRIVSYQLNDSTARSITAINLEEHLYADRMGNVQMLLNGDFLLCSPRSRSIAVISPEGDILFHINTGIPDPYRVTHIPPFFSTK
- a CDS encoding glycoside hydrolase family 2 TIM barrel-domain containing protein codes for the protein MNCKVILSHFFFILILFSCHENHNSIPADLYNPLILSKNTLEPRATLFSYESEALALLDQKENSKRYMSLNGTWKFHYAESPNQVVNGITEANYPLDNLENISVPGNWEAQGFGIPYYLDEEYPFKPNPPYTPVDNPVGTYKHKFTLANNWNTEGRTILYFGSVRSAMYLWVNGKEVGFAKGSKVPIEFDVTDYLNKGENDLTVIVYRWCDGSYLEGQDTWRISGIERNVYLYNVPKVQISDVFAKASLDENYENGMLDVSVDIKNNQHESTNLKLEISLTDSNEMTIWNKIIDKPNISKNETISFKEFIEKPLQWSAEIPNLYKLIIKSVLEEKINEVIKIDVGFRNVEIKDKQLLVNGKPIYIKGVNRSEWDPYFGRYVTKASMMKDIELMKQNNINAVRTSHYPNDEYWYELCNKYGLYVIDETNIEAHGMFFHEDGYEGLTNNDDWTDAFMDRTYRMVERDKNHPSIIVWSMGNETGDGNNFVSIYNWIKEKDATRPVQYQEALYEDHTDIVVPMYKNVDFISDFAQKNDDRPLILCEYAHAMGNSLGNLQDYWDTIENYKNLQGGFIWDWVDQTFARKNKNGIPIWASGGDMGDPRKMNDSTFCANGLLYADRTPYPYLKEVKHVYRNIKIKPKNVAQGKFMMHNNFFFTNTENLKVDYEVLKEGVNIYEGTVKEINIASGDSIDFTIPISNLKYDEQLDYCINFTVRQKAENTLIPANHIISRDQIILRKGVKKSVKESLVGLDKSSIASNENQLTIKTNQWHIVFDKKNGYLIEISDDKDNFLESPLQPNFWRAPTDNDLGNGLQKRTEIWKKITSKLKLKSIDHNFVNNKLRVTTEHYYDTVFEQTTVYDIDSQGKINVSIEMESDKSLSEIPRIGMRGTFIGNLNNVEWYGRGPEENYWDRKTASFIGKYHDEVEKMNTKYIRPQENGNRSDVSWFLLKNAEGKGLKFESELGFNFSVFPFLYEELSYYSQETNKHGSEILSSNIISLNIDHLQMGVGGDNTWGAKTHEKYTIRPDKFVYAFAIQPFKSNGDF
- a CDS encoding MGH1-like glycoside hydrolase domain-containing protein, with the protein product MKDINRAMSKMINKFFLLSHSTLIVALLVLYTSCSHEHDHLKINSNKFIANILDLKGVPSTPQDRSISSFCDLGAWHAFALPTDNAEFYGGFIGPFVMNRENGIWLGKKFAHLSLYDKNNKKIKYTSAVLNQYPGYLEQKLSTEIEGLEVHLKLWFQTNTSIIVSAKIDNKSQKNNQVYVGWEGDTWLKSAGFQWDKNLKLSYSDSESTHSYLFDRGFKIDINDTNKSYSCKSETILNIEPKSSLNINLKYTIQSKHDEDSVLKPINDSIINSSYNKTLSRWASYHNAFPYRGNHWLDSLSFEILKSKSIQTLVTNWKGASGELKYDGLFPSYLYKGFHGFWAWDSWKHAVALARFEPELAKNQMLTMFSYQNEEGMIPDCIFRDTLIEKHNWRDTKPPLATWAVNEIYEKTSDTLFASLMFPKLLKYHNWWYKNRDHDGNKLCEYGSTDGTRIAAAWESGMDNAVRFDHALMVKNNPTAWSLNQESVDLNAYLLVEKELLIKLAKITNNTSSIETLQNDANEVSVLINMAFYDVNAGYYFDRQLEDSKTIDVIGPEGWLPLWAGIATSSMAESVKSKVLDEALFNSKIPFPTLNISHKDFDPEDGYWRGPVWLDQAYFGIVGLERYGYTKEANDLKLKLVKNAEGLLEKGYPIRENYHPISGKGLNANHFSWSAAHLLLLIE